One stretch of Cygnus olor isolate bCygOlo1 chromosome 1, bCygOlo1.pri.v2, whole genome shotgun sequence DNA includes these proteins:
- the GOLGB1 gene encoding golgin subfamily B member 1 isoform X2: MNKNAGSEVKMQDLQTLEDPASYVDCSPTLRGVSGETVNSEVQKPFDDTSVLPEARTDGFPRGSEQFTGEKCMSGILEYLAAEKQKELSVLLLELKEAQEEIAFLKGQLKDPNSQTSTVNEAGEEANQLEDNSQTRHLDREEQKASDAQNELINSSLLRETEIQQISALQENKTSLQEVPQGSAVHDRREMEATQEVSTTVSEPGTSQCEELIKLQNQVTELQIILQKSEESYKKDLGEKDEEINRLNQLAEEYRKKIEDSDSTFCVLAEERDQLLCKAKDLSTITELKEQVKQLEENLALSEKQRLSDSQSSLLREQIQSLKHEFKSKERKIEALQKDLDEAQLQLSDQDLQLKDMRSQVQNKECEVLDLEQLLRKNTAEIEELSQSLALKGLEAASLEQLVAERTRCIETLQQTLFEKEEQMTEISVSMSEKIVLLNEEKFSLETELKSLKEKTSLLLKAEEEKDKNIKAKDTYLNRESSEQQYETEAACKESETLVSELELLKKENEQVKRKLQAALVNRKELLKKVSKLENELVQLRREAESENSVAQEAEGGENTTIRISQEVNLESQPREGYLIQLLSEKESELQSIQKDLLDKETAEAQVHAVTEEMKQRLQGKTSIDSIKVEITESQTIADKLTETDKSPEDYEENEKNCSAATNLEENQKSALKERISTLEQEKEQLQKKLQEALVSRKDTIKKAQEKDRHHREQLKQQKDDYNILQEQFDMQSKEKESIQAQLRQLQEQRGSTESIPENQGWLDSSCLEAENTTNSKLIQVAGVSGEEYKTKFEKLQMEKEELEHKVSHMESELACKSELVFHLQERIAQLFPETEGLTRTSDQAEADTARLQIELEESQVKVSREGNLEDLKTLMHQKDEEIKFLNLQLRQKSEALINVQAQLLEKEDSVKRLCSQFETQAQVHEEQSKRLQTEQPEIQHKQDDNAETAKQKNQMQRKLQAALISRKEALKENKSLKEELANAKTIIENLSVKLTNMESQICGHVKETDSLTEKLVGLTEEREKLIAEVDKVVRENQNLDGCCKNLELTLDRVVLEKEKQEKEMESLKCFQAAESSEWREKYRELQTEYETLLQSYENVSNEVERIQRVLETVRQEKQEIFIKLKSAEAKREETDKQLQEAGQEIDGMKEKMRKFAKSKQQKILELEEENEKLRSEMHSTDEDLRRTRDVSLFTNISLKEDLESSRRDYQSLSTQLETVMAEKESLTQEITDLKHHLQLTESKLKESRELIDKYVAQKTTAEETNQAVVMPPPMERTENQVDLSFRPKSPNAELEQKAFEDSSLSEDLNIYVKKIAELTERITELEDNRRASEQQLGDIRVCVETLAGEKRALETQMEVKVHELNILQDTVAKMEQTVQNTKEDLIRMSELKDTLEAEKDDLEERLMNQLAELNGSIGNYQQNATEFQIENEQLKRELQSLQRMIHEVEEEKRQMVKENSKASSEKQKEYLEKLKNTWRGDSSTHVKELQELLRQKQQEIKQLQKDCIKSQEKISSLERTVKALEFVRSESQKDLEAAKETLAKALEDTSKAQKELALCRVVLDDTQSEAARVLAESVKVKEELRANKENIQIQMKKKDEDFERRLEQEKNKHSKEIKNMEEKLATLQREKDYMETTVRDVQGSLTTKDQEAKELEGNLNKTLAQLAAFTKSMSSLQDDRDRVIDESKTWEKKFTETIQKKEEEIRSKEEMCVMLKDQMKQMTIHMEELQIHISRLECNKKDWESEYKEEIQHHQKTCEILQAEKKELLTQLEGSQKLYKESQNEQQKLESEIQSLRDQLADLQSSFARCELVREELESMVKQQETSIQNFKFSCEQLEADLRASKDLTNKLHEETSAKDQKIISLLSAKEEAVTAALSELRQQYSEEMTLMEDRLTKEEEDKKALENEKNKFLDKLDHLTEKIKIIREENKQQKAQLESFTKSMSSLQDDRDRVLRDYEQLEERHLVIILEKDQLIQEAAAENNKLKEEIRSFHSQMDDLNSENAKLSAELVRYREDLNQVISIKDSQQKQLLKTQLQRIQTLEKEKAIVETQLKESEHTQDNLRKCMEVLREDKVSMSQEVETLTSSLSRVQSEMAALCEGGPIMECQAQLKARQEEAQELNHKLALSQKRIRELEGELVCVQRDAARRVGEVEDRLKKELKYLHHDAGIMRNETETAEERVAELARDLMEMEQKFLAVTDENKDLRAQIQSFGKSMNSLQDSRDQANEELQVLKQKYSAELEEQQSLVQELQKKMVQLQEEQNSTARDRDTLRSELTELQKAADERGLLAQIEKLYKKLRAKDDELLHLSSELEGSSNQVKSFSKAMASLQDERDRLLNELDKTRKIEEAKQRAEGSTLTTPSEVQSLKKALSSLQNDRDRLVRELKNLQQQYILVGIESAENSRLKAQVQEYQQEADKQHHLQEQLEQESIFYQQELQQLRQEKITWEKQIGSIKEQYLMVIAEKDKQLSHLQKIMQEMRLPLTKFQTVEEQYQKKVSPEALRGDFSSLETETKHLQAQLSDCLKELHQKELRIQHLNSKLSQVFEEKNALSLQLRGSSRNICDSHQHYNEVLNRCLVLERQLQELQSADKSMESFTTDAAPGAPQEKNEPGGSYTPELQELQLRLSETENLHSSTKQDLRYLEEQLEEERDRRLAVEEALSAAQDQIRRLQSSEWTSSLSGSIDMTPGHEHSLLIDSMDNNFSKTRNIVGLRRLLRSLFRSRTHLPLLVAVYLLALHALLFLCFTGHL, from the exons ATG AACAAAAATGCTGGATCTGAGGTGAAAATGCAAGACTTGCAGACTCTGGAAGATCCAGCCTCTTACGTAGATTGCTCTCCTACACTGAGAG GTGTGTCAGGAGAGACGGTGAATTCAGAAGTGCAAAAGCCTTTTGATGATACTTCGGTGCTACCTGAG GCAAGAACAGATGGCTTTCCCAGGGGAAGTGAGCAGtttactggggaaaaatgtATGTCTGGAATTCTAGAATATCttgctgcagagaaacagaaggagctgtcagttttgctgctggaaCTGAAAGAAGCCCAAGAAGAAATAGCATTTCTGAAAGGGCAGCTCAAGGACCCAAACAGTCAAACTTCTACAGTAAATGAAGCAGGAGAAGAAGCTAACCAGCTGGAAGATAATTCCCAGACACGGCATCTTGACAGGGAAGAGCAAAAGGCTTCAGATGCACAAAATGAGTTGATCAATAGCTCATtgctgagagaaacagaaatacagcaaattagtgcacttcaggaaaacaaaaccagtctTCAAGAAGTGCCCCAGGGGAGTGCTGTTCATGACAGAAGGGAAATGGAAGCAACACAGGAAGTCTCTACAACAGTTTCAGAGCCTGGCACCTCTCAATGTGAAGAGCTGATAAAGCTGCAAAATCAAGTTACAGAACTGCAAATAATTCTGCAGAAATCAGAAGAATCCTATAAGAAagatctgggagaaaaagatgaagaaataaataggCTAAACCAGTTGGCtgaggaatacagaaaaaagataGAGGATTCTGACAGtacattttgtgttttggcTGAAGAAAGAGATCAGCTCCTTTGTAAGGCGAAGGACCTTTCTACCATAACAGAACTGAAGGAGCAAGTGAAGCAACTGGAGGAAAATCTAgctctttcagaaaagcagagactgTCAGACAGTCAGAGCAGTCTTCTGAGAGAACAAATCCAAAGCCtaaaacatgaatttaaatccaaagagagaaaaattgaaGCTTTGCAAAAAGACTTGGATGAAGCACAACTTCAGCTTTCTGATCAGGACCTGCAACTAAAAGATATGAGAAGCCAGGTCCAGAACAAGGAATGTGAAGTACTTGATCTGGAACAACTTCTgaggaaaaacacagctgagATTGAAGAGCTTTCCCAAAGCTTAGCCTTAAAGGGCCTTGAAGCAGCAAGCCTAGAACAGCTTGTTGCCGAACGTACCAGGTGTATAGAGACCCTGCAACAAACCTTGTTTGAGAAAGAAGAACAGATGACAGAGATCAGTGTCAGCATGTCCGAGAAAATAGTACtgctgaatgaagaaaaattttctcTAGAAACAGAGTTAAAGAGtctcaaagagaaaacaagccTCTTATTAAAAGCCgaggaggaaaaagacaaaaacataaaagcaaaagataCATACCTGAACCGTGAATCATCTGAGCAGCAGTATGAGACAGAAGCAGCGTGTAAAGAAAGTGAGACATTAGTAAGTGAActtgaacttctgaaaaaagaaaatgaacaagtaAAGCGGAAGCTGCAAGCAGCACTTGTTAACAGGAAGGAGCTCCTGAAGAAGGTTAGCAAATTGGAGAACGAATTAGTACAGCTGAGAAGAGAGGCTGAATCAGAAAACTCAGTGGCTCAAGAagctgaaggaggagaaaatacgaCAATTAGAATAAGCCAAGAAGTGAATCTTGAAAGCCAGCCCAGAGAGGGATATCTAATTcaactgctttctgaaaaggaatCTGAGTTGCAGAGCATCCAGAAGGACCTGCTGGATAAAGAAACTGCTGAAGCACAGGTACATGCAGTGACTGAGGAAATGAAGCAACGCTTGCAAGGAAAGACAAGCATTGATTCAATTAAAGTTGAAATCACGGAAAGTCAGACAATTGCAGACAAACTAACTGAAACCGATAAAAGCCCAGAagattatgaagaaaatgaaaaaaattgttcgGCAGCTACAAATCTTGAAGAAAACCAGAAGTCTGCTCTGAAAGAGAGGATTTCAACTcttgaacaagaaaaagaacaacttcaaaaaaaacTTCAGGAAGCCCTGGTGTCTCGCAAAGACACTATAAAGAAGGCTCAAGAAAAAGACAGGCATCACAGAGAACAGCTTAAACAGCAGAAAGATGATTACAACATCCTACAAGAACAATTTGATAtgcaaagcaaagagaaggaaagcatcCAAGCTCAGCTCAGACAACTCCAAGAACAGAGAGGATCAACAGAGAGTATTCCTGAGAATCAAGGTTGGTTGGATTCTTCATGCttggaagcagaaaatactACAAACAGCAAGCTTATACAAGTTGCAGGTGTTTCTGGGGAAGAGTATAAGACAAAATTTGAGAAACTGCAGATGGAAAAAGAGGAGTTGGAACATAAGGTCAGCCATATGGAAAGTGAACTTGCTTGCAAATCAGAATTAGTCTTTCATTTGCAAGAGCGCATAGCACAGTTGTTTCCGGAGACAGAAGGACTGACTAGAACCTCTGACCAAGCTGAAGCTGACACAGCAAGACTTCAGATAGAACTGGAGGAAAGTCAAGTAAAAGTTTCTAGAGAAGGCAATCTGGAAGACCTGAAAACACTTATGCATCAAAAggatgaagaaattaaattcctTAATTTGCAGTTAAGGCAGAAAAGTGAAGCTCTCATTAACGTACAGGCACAGttgctggaaaaagaagattCAGTCAAGAGACTCTGTAGTCAGTTTGAAACTCAAGCTCAGGTACATGAGGAACAAAGCAAGAGACTGCAAACTGAGCAGCCTGAAATTCAGCACAAGCAAGATGACAATGCAGAAACAGCTAAACAGAAGAATCAAATGCAGAGAAAGTTGCAAGCTGCACTTATTTCtagaaaagaagcattaaaGGAGAACAAATCTCTGAAAGAGGAACTGGCAAATGCCAAAACTATTATTGAGAATCTTTCTGTCAAGTTGACAAATATGGAAAGCCAAATATGTGGCCATGTTAAAGAAACAGATAGTTTAACAGAAAAGTTAGTGGGTCTCACTGAAGAGCGAGAAAAACTTATTGCAGAAGTTGATAAGGTAGTTAGAGAAAATCAGAATCTTGATGGATGCTGTAAAAACCTTGAATTGACTCTAGACAGAGTTGTTCTagagaaggagaagcaggaaaaggagatggaatccctgaaatgttttcaagctGCTGAGAGTTCTGAGTGGCGTGAGAAATACAGGGAGCTTCAGACAGAATATGAAACTCTCCTGCAGTCATATGAAAATGTGAGCAATGAGGTTGAGCGGATTCAGCGTGTTTTGGAGACTGTTAgacaggaaaagcaggaaatttTCATTAAGCTGAAAAGTGctgaagcaaaaagagaagaaacagataagcagctgcaggaagctggGCAGGAAATTGATggaatgaaggagaaaatgaggaaatttgCAAAATCAAAGCAACAAAAGATCCTGGAACTAGAGGAGGAGAATGAGAAGCTTAGATCAGAGATGCATTCTACAGATGAGGATCTACGCAGGACCAGAGATGTatctttatttacaaatattagCCTGAAAGAAGATCTGGAGAGCTCTAGGAGGGATTATCAGTCTCTTTCTACTCAGCTTGAAACAGTAATGGCTGAAAAAGAGTCTCTTACTCAAGAGATCACAGACTTAAAGCATCACTTGCAGTTAACAGAATCCAagctgaaggaaagcagagaactGATAGACAAGTATGTTGCCCAGAAGACAACAGCGGAAGAAACAAATCAGGCAGTTGTCATGCCACCACCTATGGAGAGGACTGAAAATCAAGTGGACTTAAGCTTTAGACCAAAATCTCCTAATGCAGAGCTGgaacaaaaagcttttgaagataGTAGCTTATCTGAGGATCTTAATATCTATGTAAAAAAGATAGCTGAGCTCACAGAGCGAATCACAGAACTAGAAGATAATAGGAGGGCTTCAGAACAACAGCTGGGTGACATCCGCGTTTGTGTGGAGACTTTAGCAGGTGAGAAAAGGGCTTTAGAGACCCAAATGGAAGTGAAAGTCCATGAACTGAATATTCTCCAGGACACAGTAGCAAAGATGGAGCAAACAgttcaaaacacaaaagaagaCCTCATCAGGATGTCTGAACTGAAGGACACTCTAGAGGCTGAGAAGGATGATTTGGAAGAAAGGCTCATGAATCAGCTGGCAGAACTTAATGGGAGTATTGGAAATTATCAGCAAAATGCAACAGAGTTCCAAATTGAAAATGAGCAACTGAAACGTGAGCTTCAGAGTTTGCAGAGAATGATACATGAAGTAGAGGAGGAGAAACGTCAGATGGTAAAGGAGAATAGTAAAGCaagttcagaaaagcaaaaggaatatTTAGAAAAGCTAAAAAACACGTGGAGGGGAGACAGTAGCACACATGTAAAGGAGCTTCAGGAATTGCTGAGACAGAAACAGCAGGAGAttaagcagctgcagaaagactgtattaaaagccaggaaaaaatcAGTAGTTTAGAAAGAACTGTTAAAGCTCTGGAATTTGTCCGGAGTGAGTCTCAGAAAGATCTAGAAGCAGCCAAAGAGACTTTAGCAAAAGCACTTGAAGACACCAGTAAAGCCCAGAAAGAGCTTGCTCTCTGCAGAGTAGTATTGGATGACACACAGAGTGAGGCAGCAAGGGTTCTAGCAGAGAGTGTCAAAGTAAAAGAAGAGTTACGGGCAAACAAAGAGAATATTCaaattcaaatgaagaaaaaagatgaggaCTTTGAAAGAAGActggaacaggagaaaaacaagcacTCAAAGGAAATCAAGAACATGGAAGAAAAGCTGGCAACTTTGCAGAGGGAGAAAGACTATATGGAAACAACTGTTCGTGATGTTCAAGGCTCCTTGACAACAAAGGATCAAGAAGCCAAGGAATTGGAAGGCAACCTAAACAAAACACTAGCCCAACTTGCAGCGTTCACCAAGAGCATGTCTTCCCTTCAGGATGACAGGGATAGAGTGATAGATGAATCCAAAACATGGGAGAAGAAATTCACAGAAACTATtcaaaagaaggaggaagaaatacgTTCAAAAGAGGAAATGTGTGTTATGCTAAAGGACCAGATGAAGCAGATGACTATACATATGGAAGAACTTCAGATTCATATATCCAG gctGGAATGCAATAAGAAAGACTGGGAATCTGAATATAAGGAGGAGATTCAGCATCATCAAAAGACATGCGAAATattgcaggcagaaaaaaaggagctttTAACTCAGCTAGAAGGGTCTCAGAAGCTGTACAAGGAGTCTCAGAATGAACAGCAGAAACTGGAGTCAGAAATCCAGAGCCTGAGAGACCAACTTGCTGACTTGCAGAGTTCCTTTGCCAGATGTGAATTGGTCAGAGAAGAGCTGGAGAGTATGGTCAAGCAGCAAGAGACCAGTATCCAGAATTTTAAATTCAGCTGTGAACAGCTTGAGGCTGATCTGCGGGCTTCCAAGGACTTAACAAATAAGCTGCATGAAGAAACCAGTGCCAAAGATCAAAAGATCATTAGTTTGCTGTCTGCCAAGGAAGAAGCAGTTACAGCAGCTCTGTCTGAATTACGGCAGCAATATTCTGAAGAAATGACATTGATGGAGGATAGGCTAACTAAGgaggaagaagataaaaaagccttggaaaatgagaagaacaAATTTCTTGACAAACTTGATCATCTCACTGAAAAGATTAAGataatcagagaagaaaataagcagcagAAGGCACAACTGGAATCCTTCACCAAATCCATGTCATCTTTGCAAGATGACAGAGATCGTGTACTGAGAGACTACGAGCAACTTGAGGAACGTCATCTTGTTATAATCTTGGAAAAAGACCAACTAATTCAAGAGGCTgcagctgaaaataataaacTCAAGGAAGAAATCAGAAGTTTTCATAGCCAGATGGATGACCTCAACTCTGAGAATGCCAAGCTGAGTGCAGAGCTGGTGCGGTACAGAGAAGATCTGAACCAAGTAATTTCAATAAAGGACTCCCAACAGAAACAACTTCTCAAAACACAGCTTCAGCGGATCCAGActctggaaaaggagaaggcaATAGTAGAAACACAGCTGAAGGAGTCTGAGCATACTCAGGATAATCTCAGGAAGTGCATGGAAGTCTTGAGAGAGGATAAAGTCAGTATGTCTCAAGAGGTTGAAACCCTTACATCCTCTCTGTCCCGGGTACAGAGTGAGATGGCAGCATTATGTGAGGGGGGTCCTATCATGGAGTGTCAAGCACAGCTGAAGGCCCGACAGGAAGAGGCACAAGAACTGAATCATAAGCTTGCCCTCTCACAGAAAAGAATAAGGGAACTTGAGGGAGAACTAGTATGTGTTCAAAGGGATGCAGCCAGAAGAGTGGGAGAGGTTGAAGACAGGcttaaaaaggaattaaagtACCTGCATCATGATGCAGGGATAATGAggaatgaaacagaaacagcagaggagAGAGTAGCAGAGTTGGCACGGGACCTGATGGAAATGGAACAGAAATTTCTTGCAGttacagatgaaaacaaagatcTGAGAGCCCAAATTCAGTCTTTTGGGAAGTCCATGAACTCTCTTCAGGATAGCAGGGACCAGGCCAATGAAGAGCTTCaagttttgaaacagaaatactCTGCAGAGTTGGAGGAACAACAGAGTCTAGTGCAGGAGCTTCAGAAAAAGATGGTTCAGTTACAAGAGGAGCAAAATTCTACTGCCAGGGACCGAGACACATTGAGGTCTGAGCTGACAGAACTGCAGAAAGCCGCTGATGAAAGAGGTCTCTTGGCCCAGATTGAGAAACTTTATAAGAAGCTCAGAGCCAAAGATGATGAGCTTCTCCATTTGTCTTCAGAACTGGAAGGCTCTTCCAACCAAGTCAAATCTTTCTCCAAGGCCATGGCAAGCCTGCAGGATGAAAGAGACCGTCTGCTGAATGAATTAGACAAAACGCGTAAGATTGAAGAAGCAAAGCAGCGAGCAGAAGGGAGCACTTTGACCACTCCTTCAGAAGTGCAGAGTCTTAAGAAGGCACTGTCCTCCTTGCAGAATGACAGAGACAGATTA gTAAGAGAGCTGAAGAATCTGCAGCAGCAATACATACTAGTTGGGATAGAATCAGCTGAAAACTCTCGCTTAAAGGCACAAGTACAGGAATATCAGCAAGAAGCAGATAAACAGCACCATCTCCAAGAGCAGCTGGAGCAAGAAAGTATTTTCTACCAGCAGGAGCTCCAGCAGCTTAG GCAAGAGAAAATTACTTGGGAAAAGCAGATCGGCAGCATCAAAGAGCAGTACCTGATGGTCATAGCAGAAAAAGACAAGCAGCTGAGCCATTTACAAAAGATCATGCAAGAAATGAGGCTGCCCCTTACCAAGTTTCAAACTGTAGAGGAGCAGTACCAGAAGAAG